A section of the Sebaldella sp. S0638 genome encodes:
- a CDS encoding FAD-dependent oxidoreductase, translated as MAKIAVIGGGAAGMMFSTQYKKMNPGDEIFIFEKTPYVAWAGCPTPYYIAGELGFGSVVLGTPDEFRARGLNVLVNHEVKKVDFENKELTIEGAEISGAFQYDKLILAFGGKSFVPNIKGYKEGLENVFTLSHAVHAEKIKEFLDTRNDIKKAIVVGGGFIGMEMAEAFKTRGLEVTILEKMGDILPTVSSGMKEPIIKEMAARGVELKLNSGVTEVKSEGGKATALVLESGEEVSFDIVLFSIGITPNIDFIENSCIETKNGKVIVNDKFETNVKDVYALGDAIYTRNILTNEYLYAPFGDVANKEGMILAKYLSGEDVSWRGALRSYASSFYEIKIAQTGLTLDEAKRYGYNADRLEMRAMTKNSDFEDSKPNKVEMIYDKDRKVLLGGTVTGYEAVAQFLDQIAIVINFEIPVERFIEIDFAYSPTNSSVWNPLLVAYRKLIK; from the coding sequence ATGGCAAAAATAGCAGTAATTGGTGGAGGAGCAGCAGGTATGATGTTCTCTACACAGTATAAAAAAATGAATCCCGGTGACGAAATATTTATTTTTGAAAAAACACCATATGTGGCTTGGGCAGGGTGTCCTACACCATATTATATTGCAGGTGAACTGGGATTTGGAAGTGTTGTTCTGGGAACACCTGATGAATTCAGAGCAAGAGGTTTGAATGTTCTGGTAAATCATGAAGTAAAGAAAGTCGACTTTGAAAATAAGGAACTTACAATTGAAGGAGCCGAAATAAGCGGAGCCTTTCAATATGACAAGTTAATTCTGGCTTTTGGCGGAAAATCTTTTGTGCCTAACATAAAAGGATACAAAGAAGGACTGGAAAATGTATTTACACTTTCACATGCTGTGCATGCAGAGAAAATCAAAGAATTTCTTGATACAAGAAATGATATAAAAAAAGCAATAGTCGTAGGCGGAGGCTTTATCGGAATGGAAATGGCCGAAGCATTTAAAACAAGAGGACTTGAGGTAACAATACTTGAAAAAATGGGAGATATCCTTCCTACAGTAAGCAGTGGGATGAAAGAGCCTATAATTAAAGAAATGGCAGCAAGAGGCGTGGAACTGAAACTGAATTCAGGAGTTACAGAGGTAAAATCCGAAGGTGGAAAAGCTACGGCACTTGTATTGGAAAGCGGCGAAGAAGTGAGCTTTGATATAGTCCTGTTCAGTATAGGGATAACACCAAATATAGATTTCATAGAAAACAGTTGTATTGAAACAAAGAACGGAAAAGTAATAGTAAATGACAAATTTGAAACAAATGTTAAAGATGTATATGCTCTTGGAGATGCCATATATACCAGAAATATACTTACAAATGAATATCTGTACGCTCCTTTCGGAGATGTAGCAAATAAAGAAGGTATGATTCTGGCGAAATATCTGTCAGGGGAAGACGTGTCATGGAGAGGAGCACTTAGAAGCTACGCATCGTCTTTTTATGAAATAAAAATCGCACAGACAGGACTTACACTTGATGAAGCGAAAAGATACGGATATAATGCAGACAGGCTGGAAATGAGAGCCATGACAAAGAATTCGGATTTTGAAGATTCTAAACCGAATAAAGTAGAAATGATATATGATAAAGACAGAAAAGTACTTCTGGGAGGAACAGTAACCGGATATGAGGCAGTGGCGCAGTTTTTGGATCAGATAGCAATAGTAATAAATTTTGAAATACCTGTGGAAAGATTTATAGAAATAGACTTTGCTTATTCTCCTACTAATTCAAGCGTATGGAATCCCCTTTTAGTAGCATACAGAAAATTAATTAAATAG
- the udk gene encoding uridine kinase — protein sequence MKSKSIVVGIAGGTGSGKTSVAHYILEYLKNYEIKPVLLEQDSYYVKNDHLSFSERVELNYDHPDLIDFPLLIQHIKELSAGHEIEKPIYDFKIYNRRSEVEVVRPSKLIVVEGILLFTLEELRSLFDVKVFVDTDDDERLLRRIERDMKERGRSFDNIKDQYRKTVKPMHLEFVEPSKRYADVIIPRGGNNKIGIKMVATRLKHLLSNM from the coding sequence ATGAAATCTAAATCAATAGTAGTAGGAATAGCGGGAGGAACCGGTTCAGGGAAGACCAGTGTGGCACATTACATTCTTGAGTACCTGAAAAATTATGAAATAAAACCTGTATTACTGGAACAGGACTCTTATTATGTAAAAAACGATCATCTTTCATTCTCTGAAAGGGTGGAACTGAACTATGACCATCCTGATTTGATTGATTTTCCGCTGTTAATTCAGCATATAAAAGAATTAAGCGCAGGGCATGAAATAGAAAAACCTATTTATGATTTTAAAATTTATAATAGAAGAAGTGAGGTGGAAGTAGTAAGACCTTCGAAATTAATAGTGGTAGAAGGTATATTATTATTTACGCTTGAAGAATTAAGAAGCCTTTTTGATGTGAAAGTTTTTGTAGATACTGATGATGACGAGAGACTTCTGAGGAGGATCGAACGTGATATGAAAGAACGCGGAAGAAGCTTTGACAACATAAAGGATCAATATAGAAAAACCGTAAAACCAATGCATCTGGAATTTGTAGAACCCAGTAAAAGATACGCTGATGTTATTATTCCCCGTGGAGGTAATAATAAGATCGGTATCAAAATGGTAGCAACAAGACTGAAGCATTTACTGTCAAATATGTAA
- a CDS encoding AraC family transcriptional regulator, with product MNWISTLNKALEYIENNLENEVEIKKIAQICVCSEYNIQRVFSVISGVTFGEYIRNRRLSKAAVDIRETDMRIIDIAFKYNYESADAFSKAFKNFHGISPKDGRVRSNELKTYPKLHFSMIIKGGKEMKNKIMKKEQFRVIGVKRTYKNVEEGMENIPKFWNEFNNSRECEEICTKMDGELKGILGLCIPHGTGTGYDYMICVSSNSRAEGNFQEYMIPEAEWMIFEAKGKLPESVQSMTKQIYEEVLTGAEYKHDNKPDFELYPSGDITDENYITEIWVPVVKV from the coding sequence ATGAACTGGATAAGCACTTTAAACAAAGCTTTGGAATATATAGAAAATAATCTTGAAAATGAAGTGGAAATAAAAAAGATCGCTCAGATATGCGTATGTTCCGAATATAATATACAAAGGGTTTTCTCTGTAATTTCGGGAGTAACTTTCGGCGAATATATAAGAAACCGCAGACTCTCAAAAGCAGCTGTGGATATAAGGGAAACAGACATGAGAATAATAGATATAGCATTCAAATATAACTATGAGTCGGCAGACGCTTTCTCTAAAGCTTTCAAAAATTTTCACGGAATTTCTCCAAAGGACGGCAGAGTGAGAAGCAATGAATTAAAAACTTATCCAAAGTTACATTTCTCCATGATAATTAAAGGAGGAAAAGAAATGAAAAATAAAATTATGAAAAAAGAGCAATTCAGGGTAATTGGAGTAAAACGTACATATAAAAATGTAGAAGAAGGTATGGAAAATATACCGAAATTCTGGAATGAATTTAACAATTCCCGGGAGTGTGAAGAAATCTGCACTAAAATGGACGGGGAACTGAAAGGGATTCTGGGGTTATGTATACCTCATGGAACAGGGACAGGATACGACTATATGATTTGTGTAAGCAGTAATTCCAGAGCAGAAGGGAATTTTCAGGAGTATATGATTCCAGAAGCAGAATGGATGATTTTTGAAGCAAAGGGAAAACTGCCCGAATCTGTCCAGTCTATGACAAAACAAATCTATGAAGAGGTACTTACAGGAGCTGAGTATAAGCATGACAATAAACCGGACTTTGAATTATATCCGTCCGGTGATATAACTGATGAAAATTATATCACTGAAATATGGGTTCCGGTGGTAAAAGTATAA